A single window of Nocardia sp. NBC_01327 DNA harbors:
- a CDS encoding RNA polymerase-binding protein RbpA has translation MADRVLRGSRLGAVSYETDRDHDLAPRRMAKYRTDNGEEFDVPFADDAEIPPTWLCRNGQEGILLEGTTQEPKKVKPPRTHWDMLLERRSKEELEELLQERMDLIKSRRRA, from the coding sequence ATGGCAGATCGCGTACTCCGTGGCAGTCGGCTCGGAGCGGTGAGCTACGAGACCGACCGCGACCACGACCTGGCTCCCCGTCGGATGGCGAAGTACCGGACGGACAATGGCGAGGAATTCGATGTTCCCTTCGCCGATGACGCCGAGATCCCCCCGACCTGGCTGTGCCGCAACGGCCAGGAGGGCATCCTGCTCGAGGGCACCACACAGGAGCCCAAGAAGGTGAAGCCGCCGCGTACGCACTGGGACATGCTGCTGGAGCGTCGCAGCAAGGAGGAGCTCGAGGAGCTTCTGCAGGAGCGGATGGATCTGATCAAGAGCCGTCGCCGGGCGTAA
- a CDS encoding ArsR/SmtB family transcription factor, producing the protein MVANGVAVLSALADPTRRAIFEALPQGPRSVGELAAAVGVTSSAASQHLKVLREARLVMVQPEGNRRLYCLDPRGLADARDYLEQFWPSAIAAYSAALSSARADIAET; encoded by the coding sequence GTGGTCGCTAATGGAGTCGCGGTATTGAGCGCGCTTGCCGATCCCACTCGGCGGGCCATCTTCGAAGCCCTGCCGCAGGGTCCGCGCTCGGTCGGTGAGCTGGCCGCCGCCGTGGGCGTCACCAGCTCAGCGGCCTCGCAGCATCTGAAGGTGCTGCGTGAGGCCCGCTTGGTGATGGTCCAGCCCGAAGGCAATCGGCGACTGTACTGTCTGGACCCGCGCGGTCTGGCCGATGCGCGGGACTATCTCGAGCAGTTCTGGCCGAGTGCGATCGCGGCGTATTCGGCGGCGCTGTCGAGTGCGCGCGCCGATATCGCGGAGACCTGA
- a CDS encoding ABC transporter permease, which yields MPRAIRDSAIVAYRNLLTILRVPTLLVTAAIQPLMFVFLFAYIFGASLGGGQYREFLLAGIFTQTVAFNAAFTTVGLANDLHKGIIDRMRTLPMSRLAVLMGRTLSDLMVNVLALAVMVGCGYAVGWRINGGIIDAVTAFAVILLFAFAMSWIGALTGLLSPSVEVAQSAGLIWLFPVTFISSAFISGETLPGPLRTIAAWNPITAVSAAGRKLFANGSPPGFTPATGWPADHCIEYSVLCSLAILAVAVPLSLLRYRKVASH from the coding sequence CTGCCCAGGGCCATTCGGGACAGCGCCATCGTCGCCTACCGCAATCTGCTGACCATCCTGCGCGTGCCGACGCTGCTGGTGACCGCCGCCATCCAGCCGCTCATGTTCGTCTTCCTGTTCGCCTACATCTTCGGGGCGTCCCTGGGCGGCGGGCAGTACCGCGAATTCCTGCTGGCCGGAATCTTCACGCAGACAGTGGCTTTCAATGCGGCCTTCACCACCGTCGGCCTGGCCAACGATCTGCACAAGGGCATTATCGACCGCATGCGCACCCTGCCCATGTCGCGGCTGGCGGTGCTCATGGGCCGCACGCTGTCGGATCTGATGGTCAATGTTCTCGCCCTGGCCGTCATGGTGGGCTGCGGGTACGCGGTCGGGTGGCGGATCAACGGCGGAATCATCGACGCCGTCACGGCTTTCGCGGTGATCCTGCTGTTCGCCTTCGCCATGTCCTGGATCGGCGCGCTCACCGGGCTGCTGTCACCGAGTGTCGAGGTGGCCCAGAGTGCGGGTCTGATCTGGCTGTTCCCGGTGACCTTCATATCGTCGGCGTTCATCTCCGGGGAGACGCTGCCGGGGCCGCTGCGCACCATCGCGGCCTGGAATCCCATCACCGCCGTGTCGGCGGCCGGGCGCAAGCTCTTCGCCAACGGTTCCCCGCCCGGATTCACCCCGGCCACGGGCTGGCCCGCCGACCACTGCATCGAATATTCGGTGCTGTGCTCGCTCGCGATCCTCGCCGTCGCGGTGCCGCTGTCGCTGCTGCGCTACCGCAAGGTCGCCAGCCACTAG
- a CDS encoding M23 family metallopeptidase, with translation MTAVVGASMSALAAADPHADANTDTVAVHVAATPTAQFTAFTPREAQMPQSVPPEVVDFLKNLGIEQARPKTVRPVGGPLTSGFGVRWGAMHAGIDFGDGFGTPIRAVTDGTVIEAGPASGFGLWVRVQQDDGTIGVYGHMQDILVQPGQQVHAGDEIATVGNRGYSTGPHLHYEVHTAPGSAIDPLPWLAGRGMDVGQAD, from the coding sequence GTGACCGCGGTCGTCGGCGCCTCGATGAGCGCGCTCGCCGCCGCCGACCCGCATGCCGATGCGAATACCGATACGGTCGCCGTGCATGTCGCCGCGACCCCTACCGCGCAGTTCACCGCCTTCACCCCGCGCGAAGCGCAGATGCCGCAGTCCGTGCCGCCGGAGGTTGTCGACTTCCTGAAGAACCTGGGCATCGAACAGGCGCGCCCGAAAACCGTTCGCCCCGTGGGCGGTCCGCTGACCTCCGGCTTCGGTGTCCGCTGGGGCGCCATGCACGCCGGCATCGATTTCGGCGACGGCTTCGGCACCCCGATTCGCGCGGTCACCGACGGCACCGTCATCGAGGCCGGTCCGGCCTCGGGCTTCGGGCTGTGGGTGCGCGTGCAGCAGGACGACGGCACCATCGGCGTCTACGGCCATATGCAGGACATCCTGGTGCAGCCGGGCCAGCAGGTGCACGCCGGCGACGAGATCGCCACCGTGGGCAATCGCGGCTACTCCACCGGACCGCACCTGCACTACGAGGTGCACACCGCCCCGGGTTCGGCCATCGACCCGCTGCCCTGGCTCGCCGGGCGCGGCATGGATGTCGGCCAGGCCGACTGA
- a CDS encoding glycosyltransferase family 9 protein: MAVVLVLRARGLGDLLTAVPALRALRRARPGDHIALAAPHRLKPIVDLIASVDEMVPTTDPAAIRWDGEPPALVVNLHSATAESIVELNRTRPEQILTYRNPAFPDLDGPDWPADMHDVDRWCYLLETAGISADRRNLGLVPPVASTSHRDCVVVHIGAGAPARRWPPDRFAAVVRHLLVQGRDVVLTGDETEREIALGVAARAGLAPARVLAGQQNLIELAATVAEAALVVCGDTGVAHLATAFGTRTVLLFGPTPPSRSGPPPHLLGRHAVLWAGQTGDPQGDTPDPGLLKIGVPEVVNAIDKQLRKRPWPGTGMDRRGQQAYRRVG, translated from the coding sequence GTGGCGGTTGTACTCGTGCTGCGGGCGCGCGGACTGGGTGATCTTCTCACCGCGGTCCCCGCGCTGCGCGCACTCCGCCGGGCCCGGCCCGGGGACCATATCGCGCTCGCCGCACCGCACCGGCTCAAACCCATTGTGGACCTCATCGCCTCCGTCGACGAGATGGTGCCGACCACCGATCCGGCCGCGATCCGCTGGGACGGTGAGCCGCCCGCGCTCGTGGTCAATCTGCACAGCGCCACCGCCGAGAGCATTGTGGAACTCAATCGCACACGGCCCGAACAGATTCTGACCTATCGCAATCCCGCCTTCCCCGATCTGGACGGACCGGACTGGCCCGCCGACATGCACGATGTGGACCGCTGGTGCTATCTGCTGGAAACCGCGGGCATCAGCGCCGACCGCCGCAATCTGGGCCTGGTGCCGCCGGTCGCGAGCACCAGTCATCGCGACTGCGTGGTCGTGCACATCGGCGCGGGCGCGCCCGCACGCCGCTGGCCACCGGATCGGTTCGCGGCCGTGGTGCGGCATCTGCTGGTGCAGGGTCGCGATGTCGTCCTCACCGGGGACGAGACCGAACGCGAGATCGCCCTCGGCGTCGCGGCCCGCGCCGGATTGGCCCCGGCCCGGGTGCTCGCGGGTCAGCAGAACCTCATCGAATTGGCCGCCACCGTCGCCGAGGCCGCCCTCGTGGTGTGCGGGGACACCGGAGTCGCCCATCTCGCAACGGCTTTCGGCACCCGCACGGTGCTGCTGTTCGGTCCCACGCCGCCCAGCCGCAGCGGTCCGCCGCCGCACCTATTGGGTCGCCATGCCGTGCTGTGGGCCGGGCAGACCGGCGATCCGCAGGGTGACACGCCGGACCCGGGACTGCTGAAGATCGGCGTGCCCGAGGTCGTCAATGCCATCGACAAGCAGTTGCGCAAACGCCCTTGGCCCGGCACCGGAATGGATCGCCGTGGGCAGCAGGCCTATCGGCGCGTGGGCTGA
- a CDS encoding SGNH/GDSL hydrolase family protein, whose product MTSYDLRTRKDDPAVFEDPMLLSDTAARDLLRPAPWRRFAVIGDSIAAGTGDPAPGFAMLPWADRLAGWLRAAHPEARYLNTGRMGATLGEIRAEQLATLHEFHPDLVFVNGGGNDLMRREADLGAVEQDLDQLCAEATATGARLALFTLADAFTGPLQPLRPRFAAFAEAVRRVAARHDAILVEFWGHPARLRPDWLSADRIHLTMAGQAIVAAELAKSLARHADSGPGSG is encoded by the coding sequence ATGACCAGTTACGACCTGCGCACCCGCAAGGACGACCCGGCCGTCTTCGAGGACCCGATGCTGCTGTCCGACACCGCGGCCCGCGATCTGCTGCGCCCGGCGCCATGGCGGCGCTTCGCCGTGATCGGCGATTCCATCGCCGCCGGCACCGGCGATCCCGCCCCCGGATTCGCCATGCTGCCCTGGGCCGATCGCCTGGCCGGCTGGCTGCGCGCGGCCCATCCGGAAGCCCGCTACCTCAATACCGGCCGCATGGGCGCGACCCTCGGCGAGATCCGCGCCGAACAGCTTGCCACCCTGCACGAATTCCACCCGGATCTGGTGTTCGTCAATGGCGGCGGCAATGACCTCATGCGCCGCGAGGCCGATCTCGGTGCCGTAGAACAGGATCTGGACCAGCTGTGCGCCGAGGCGACCGCCACCGGCGCGCGCCTGGCCCTGTTCACCCTCGCCGATGCCTTCACCGGTCCCTTACAACCGCTGCGCCCGCGCTTCGCCGCCTTCGCCGAGGCGGTGCGCCGGGTCGCGGCCCGCCACGACGCCATTCTCGTCGAGTTCTGGGGGCATCCCGCCCGCCTGCGCCCGGACTGGCTCAGCGCCGACCGCATTCACCTGACCATGGCCGGTCAGGCCATCGTCGCCGCCGAGCTCGCGAAATCGCTGGCCCGCCACGCGGACTCGGGGCCGGGCAGCGGGTAG
- a CDS encoding ATP-binding cassette domain-containing protein, which translates to MSLAVEVDGLVKYYGKVRVLDGVDLEIPSGTVMGLLGPNGAGKTTTVRIVTTLLAPSSGTVRVAGIDVLKDPARARTRLGLSGQYAAVDANLTGFENLRMVARLYGMSHRKSAERATELLAALGLEHAAGRQAGTYSGGMSRRLDLAGALVCRPPVVVLDEPTTGLDPRGRIDMWRVIGELVDDGTTVLLTTQYLEEADLLADRITVIDRGRVIARGSADELKTSIGGDKLTVTLAAGQDPKPAKQILAQVGLGEPSADADADQVTVVVGDGTRTMVEALRRLDDAGVCVVDATVHRPSLDDVFLSLTGKSADRKAAARRTDTVQEEILS; encoded by the coding sequence ATGAGCCTCGCGGTAGAAGTGGACGGCCTGGTCAAGTACTACGGCAAGGTCCGCGTGCTGGACGGGGTGGATCTGGAGATCCCGTCCGGCACCGTCATGGGTCTGCTCGGGCCCAATGGCGCCGGTAAGACCACCACGGTCCGGATCGTCACCACCCTGCTGGCCCCGAGCTCGGGGACCGTCCGGGTGGCGGGCATCGATGTGCTGAAGGATCCGGCCCGCGCCCGGACCCGGCTCGGGCTGTCCGGGCAGTACGCGGCGGTCGACGCCAACCTGACCGGGTTCGAGAACCTGCGCATGGTGGCGCGGCTGTACGGCATGAGCCATCGCAAATCCGCCGAGCGCGCCACCGAACTGCTCGCCGCCCTGGGACTCGAACACGCGGCGGGCAGGCAGGCGGGCACCTACTCCGGCGGCATGTCGCGCCGGCTCGACCTGGCGGGGGCGCTGGTGTGCCGTCCGCCGGTGGTGGTGCTCGACGAACCCACCACCGGGCTCGATCCGCGCGGGCGCATCGATATGTGGCGGGTCATCGGCGAACTGGTGGACGACGGCACCACCGTGCTGCTCACCACCCAGTACCTCGAGGAAGCCGATCTGCTCGCCGATCGCATCACCGTCATCGACCGCGGGCGAGTGATCGCCCGCGGTTCGGCCGATGAGCTCAAGACCTCCATCGGCGGCGACAAACTCACCGTCACCCTCGCGGCGGGTCAGGATCCCAAGCCCGCCAAGCAGATTCTGGCCCAGGTCGGCCTCGGTGAGCCCAGTGCGGACGCGGACGCCGATCAGGTCACCGTCGTGGTGGGCGACGGCACCCGCACCATGGTCGAAGCCCTGCGCCGCCTCGACGACGCGGGCGTCTGCGTGGTCGACGCCACCGTGCACCGGCCCAGCCTCGACGACGTATTCCTTTCTCTCACCGGCAAATCCGCGGACCGCAAAGCAGCGGCCCGACGCACCGACACCGTGCAAGAGGAGATCCTCTCGTGA